One window of Agromyces rhizosphaerae genomic DNA carries:
- a CDS encoding LLM class F420-dependent oxidoreductase produces MEFCVFTEPQQGATYNTQLAHAQAAERLGFDGWFRSDHYLAMGPNDGLPGPTDAWTTLAGLARETERVRLGTLVSSVTYRHPGVLAIQVAQVDQMSGGRVELGLGTGWFEAEHAAYGMPFPERRFALLEEQLQIVTGLWGTPVGERFHFDGEHHTLADSPALPKPAQHRVPIIVGGGGPRKTPQLAARYATEFNRGFVSEAELAENFARVRAACEAEGRDPDDLKYSAALPTVVATSDEEYRRRVLAAGGDPETFAGVNIAGTPQQVVDKLGRLRELGSERVYLQTIDMTDLDHLELIAAEVLPHVR; encoded by the coding sequence ATGGAATTCTGCGTCTTCACCGAGCCCCAGCAGGGCGCGACCTACAACACCCAGCTCGCGCACGCGCAGGCGGCCGAGCGACTCGGCTTCGACGGCTGGTTCCGATCCGACCACTACCTCGCCATGGGTCCGAACGACGGCCTCCCCGGACCCACCGACGCCTGGACCACGCTCGCCGGCCTCGCCCGCGAGACCGAGCGGGTGCGGCTCGGCACGCTCGTGTCGTCGGTGACGTACCGGCACCCGGGCGTGCTCGCGATCCAGGTCGCGCAGGTCGACCAGATGTCGGGCGGCCGCGTAGAGCTGGGCCTCGGCACCGGCTGGTTCGAGGCGGAGCACGCCGCGTACGGCATGCCGTTCCCCGAGCGCCGGTTCGCGCTGCTCGAGGAGCAGCTGCAGATCGTCACCGGCCTGTGGGGCACCCCGGTGGGCGAGCGCTTCCACTTCGATGGCGAGCACCACACGCTCGCCGATTCCCCCGCGCTGCCGAAGCCCGCGCAGCACCGCGTGCCGATCATCGTCGGCGGGGGCGGGCCGCGCAAGACCCCCCAGCTGGCCGCGCGGTACGCGACCGAGTTCAACCGGGGCTTCGTGAGCGAGGCGGAGCTCGCCGAGAACTTCGCGCGCGTGCGCGCCGCCTGCGAGGCGGAGGGGCGCGACCCCGACGACCTGAAGTACTCGGCGGCGCTGCCGACCGTCGTGGCGACGAGCGACGAGGAGTACCGACGCCGGGTGCTCGCGGCGGGCGGCGACCCCGAGACGTTCGCCGGGGTGAACATCGCCGGCACCCCGCAGCAGGTCGTCGACAAGCTCGGTCGTCTGCGCGAGCTCGGCTCGGAGCGCGTCTACCTGCAGACGATCGACATGACCGACCTCGACCACCTGGAGCTCATCGCCGCCGAGGTGCTGCCGCACGTGCGCTGA